The DNA segment TGCCGACGATGATCGCGGGAAGAAAATCGGCGTTTAAACTGAATAAATAAAAGGATAATACCATTCCCATGCCGAATGCTGTTCCCAAGTTGCAAAGGGTCGGGATCTCATGTTCTTTAAAAAACTTAGTGAACGACTTGTCCTTAGTCAAGGAGATGATTGCGGGATTATCGGATAAATAGGTAGTGATGATTCCGAGTGAAGCCGCACCTGGCAAGTTGTAAAGTGGACGCATGATCGGTGATAGGACCTTGTTGATAAGCGAAACGACACCGAACTCGGTCATAAGAGCTGCGAACGCGCCAGCGAGTACCGCGATGGCCATGATTTTAAAAACCGTATCCAAAAGTAGATCATGTGCGGTTTTGATAATGACATCGAACATGACATCAAATCCCATGGTAGTTCCAAAGTAAACGGTTGTCGCGATCAAAATTGCTAAAAATACGAATGTTTCTTTAGAAACGGCTTTTTTAGTTCTGAATTCATTCATTCTCTTCCTCCGTTGACCCAATATCAGGGTGTTTACTAGACTCATTTTACAACGTCAGAATAGGTAATGACAACGTTTTTATACGACACTTGTATGAACCTTTCGTAATAAAATCGAGAGATAGAAAACGTTTTCACGGCAAATCGGACACCATATGGAAAAAAAGCGTGGAAAAAGGTTCGTTTAAGCGTTTGACAACTAGGGTAGTATTGCATAGAATAGAGCTATTAGTAATTTGAGGAGGTAGGCATGAGCATAGAAAACAAAAGACAGGTAACCCTGTTGTCAGAAGATCAAATTCAAACAAGAATCGCTGAACTTGGTGCTGAATTGACCGAGATCTATAAAGAAAAGAATCTATTGGTCGTATCGTTATTGAAAGGCAGTTTTATTTTCACTGCCGATCTTGTAAGAAAAATGCCGATTGATGTGAAAATAGAGTTTATGATCACTTCAAGCTATGGACACTCGGAGGAATCTTCAGGTAGCCTACAGGTCAAAAAAGACATTGAAGGTTCACTTGAAGGCTATGATGTGCTGATTGTGGACGATATCACCGATTCGGGTATCACCATGAAAAACGTGATTGAACACTTGAGTAAGAAAGGCCCTAAGTCGATCAAGAGCTGTGTGCTCCTTGACAAGCCTTCAAGAAGACAGGTCGAACTCGTACCTGATTATGTCGGTTTTGAGATCCCTGATAAGTTCATCGTCGGTTACGGCTTGAACTACGGCGACTATTTCAGAAACGTGCCTTATGTTTTCGCATTTGAAGATTAAGAAGTTTAAAATATCATTAAACTAACATTAGAACACTCAATTGAGTGTTTTTTTGCTGTATAATAAGAATATCAAAAGTCACTAAGTTGGGAGGTCTATTATGAGTAGCAAAAAACTATATCGTTCAAGGCATGATAAAATGATTGGCGGCGTTTGCGCAGGATTGGCGAACTATCTTGGAATCGACACGTCGATTGTAAGAATATTGGTGTTCATCGCAGTCTTCTTCGGAGGGTTAAGCGTGTGGCTATACATCGCAGCGATGATTTTCATTCCACTGGAGCCTTCGGATCCGTATTACGATGTACCGATCGTTGAAGAAAAAGAAGAGATTGATGATGAATGGTAGTACATGAAGAGCTGAAGTCGACTTTGGCTCTTTTTACTTTTTTTGTGTATAATAGTAGTGGATGATAATTAGATACTGAGAGGACTACTATGAAAAAAACAGCTTTGGTTTTAGAAGGTGGAGGCATGCGAGGTATTTTCACGGCTGGCGTGCTAGAAACCCTAATGGAATATGACATATACTTTGACGATGTTTATGCAGTTTCTGCCGGTGCCAGCACG comes from the Fusibacter sp. A1 genome and includes:
- the hpt gene encoding hypoxanthine phosphoribosyltransferase → MENKRQVTLLSEDQIQTRIAELGAELTEIYKEKNLLVVSLLKGSFIFTADLVRKMPIDVKIEFMITSSYGHSEESSGSLQVKKDIEGSLEGYDVLIVDDITDSGITMKNVIEHLSKKGPKSIKSCVLLDKPSRRQVELVPDYVGFEIPDKFIVGYGLNYGDYFRNVPYVFAFED
- a CDS encoding PspC domain-containing protein, translated to MSSKKLYRSRHDKMIGGVCAGLANYLGIDTSIVRILVFIAVFFGGLSVWLYIAAMIFIPLEPSDPYYDVPIVEEKEEIDDEW